The nucleotide sequence TTGCGTTTCTTCCTTTAACATTTCAGCCGCGAGCAATTGGTAATTCTCCTTCAATTTCTCAAAATCCTCAGCTGTGATTTTCTTCATTAAAAAGTCCATTTCCAGCTCATTCACAGCACTGTAGACTTGCTCCAGCGTCAGCTTTTCACCCTCTGTCTCCACTTCCTGAGCTGGCACCTCACCTGATGAGAAAAAAGGAGAAACGATGAAGTAAAAGCAAGTGATGATCACGAGTGATCCAATTATTAAAAATACATAATCCATTTTGATCAGCTCCTAGAAAAGCTTCCGGCGCTCTTCGTCAAATGTTTTTGCAGCAATTTCTTTCTCGATTTCCGAACTCCATGCTGTCTTCGCCTCAAGCTTTGTTTCTGCCTTCTTGACTGTCAATTTTCTGAGCCAGACACCGACAATCACACTGCCAATGCCAACTCCTGCCGCTGGCATCCCCCAGGCAATCCAGCCACTTTTGCCGCCGCCCGGAGTTCTCAAGGCAGCCTGCCCGTATTCATCAACATAGGATTGGATGATTTCCGGTTCTGATTTACCACCGTTCAGCATCTCAACCACTTCATCGTAGTAAATCTTCTTTACTGAACAGGTGGACAACTCGTGGTCAGCATGCCCCTGCATATCAAGCTGACCGATGATGTGTTTGAATTCCTTCGAATTATACGTAAAAGCTGTTGTCATGCCAGGAATCACGATAAGCAAAAGGAGTGTTGTTAAGAGAATTTTCCTGTTCACTTTTTTAACCCTCCCACTCTCGAAATGCCTTTATTGATTTGGTAACGGAATGTGGTCGGCCTACCGCCTATGAGGGCGAATGCTGTACCGATCACCATGATAATGCCGCCTACCCAGATCCAGCTTACAAATGGATTTACTTTTACCATGAATGTGACCTTGTCTTTGTTCTCCCAGGAGCTGAGTACTACGTATAGATCCTGGCTCCAATTCGTCTTGATTGCTACTTCTGTTGATGGCTCTGGCCATGTTTCATAGAAGATTTTTTCAGGTTTGATTTTGCCAATGTCCTTGCCCTTGTACGTAACATCAATATCGGCCACAACCACGCCATTGCCGTTTTTTGTATGTTCAGTCAGTTCGTTGAACTTCAGCACATAATCCCCGGTTTTGATGCTGCCTCCTGCATCTACCGTTTTCAGCACCTCTGTTGAGTAAGTATGCGAAGAAATGACACCTACCGCGATAACTGCAATACCGATATGGACGATATAGCCACCATAGCGGCGCTGGTTTTTTACTGTCAGTTTAAACGCTGCCTTCAGGATGTTTTCCTTCGTTGCTTTCCTTCTTGCGCTGATCCCTCTCGCGAATTCAAGCAAGTGCGTTCCAAACATGAAGCTCGTTGCCGATAAGCCGATAATGGCGTAAATTCCCTTGACGCCAAAAGCGAACAGGAGGATTGCTGTGGCAACACCCATTGCCAGTGGCCAGAGCATGTTCTTCATGAACTTTTCAAACACCGCTTTTTGCCATGCGATTAGCGGGCAGATTCCCATTAATACAATCAGCACCAGAAGGATCGGAGCCATCACTTTATTAAAATATGGCGCGCCGACATTGACCTTTGTCCCTGTAAAAGTTTCTGAAATCAGCGGGTACATCGTCCCCCAGAAAACAGCGAAAGCGGCAGCCACAAGAATCAGGTTGTTTAGCAGGAAGC is from Mesobacillus boroniphilus and encodes:
- a CDS encoding cytochrome c-type biogenesis protein CcmH yields the protein MNRKILLTTLLLLIVIPGMTTAFTYNSKEFKHIIGQLDMQGHADHELSTCSVKKIYYDEVVEMLNGGKSEPEIIQSYVDEYGQAALRTPGGGKSGWIAWGMPAAGVGIGSVIVGVWLRKLTVKKAETKLEAKTAWSSEIEKEIAAKTFDEERRKLF